In a genomic window of Roseiflexus castenholzii DSM 13941:
- a CDS encoding cupin domain-containing protein has product MNATTFLDLAEQVTIPEDGTISRTLYQDDRLKAVLFGFATGQELSEHTASMPAIMHFVQGEARVTLGNETIDARPNTWVHMPAHLPHSIQARTPVIMLLLLLKGAR; this is encoded by the coding sequence ATGAACGCCACAACATTTCTCGACCTGGCAGAACAGGTCACGATCCCCGAAGACGGGACGATCAGCCGCACCCTCTACCAGGACGACCGATTGAAAGCGGTGCTGTTCGGCTTTGCCACCGGGCAGGAACTCTCCGAGCACACTGCATCGATGCCGGCGATCATGCACTTCGTCCAGGGTGAAGCGCGCGTGACGCTGGGCAATGAGACCATCGATGCGCGTCCGAACACCTGGGTGCACATGCCAGCGCATTTGCCGCATAGCATTCAGGCAAGGACTCCGGTGATCATGCTGCTGTTATTATTGAAAGGGGCACGGTGA
- a CDS encoding trans-sulfuration enzyme family protein — protein MSNQQPEWHLPTRLVHAGERAPAPDATPTTTPIYTSATYLHADFTALDEALESDSGYVYTRHGNPTVAALEEAMTIAERGAGAAVFASGMAALYAALLAAGTPRGATAPAPRAILAARDMYGATTLMLQEFFAVRGTQIATCDMCDLNAVDAALNTVRPDVVLVEQISNPLLRVTDIRALAQRARAAGARLVVDSTIATPILQQPLTLGADLVVHSATKYLSGHGDAAGGVVVARTSLVRDTLRRQARLLGATLGPFEAYQILRGLKTLALRVRQQCRSAAEIAKWLTTHPAVASVHYPGLETHPQHTLATEAFGGLYGALVTFELREATRATLSRFFDTLRLILPATTLGDVYTLASAPAVASHRELTPEQREERGISDAMVRLSVGIEDVADILADLRQALEVG, from the coding sequence ATGAGCAATCAGCAACCTGAATGGCATTTGCCGACTCGACTGGTCCATGCCGGCGAACGCGCGCCGGCGCCTGACGCCACACCAACGACGACGCCGATCTATACCAGCGCCACATATCTGCATGCCGACTTCACCGCGCTCGATGAGGCGCTCGAAAGCGACAGCGGCTATGTATACACCCGTCATGGCAACCCGACGGTGGCTGCGTTGGAAGAAGCGATGACGATTGCCGAGCGCGGCGCGGGCGCGGCTGTGTTTGCGTCGGGGATGGCGGCGCTGTATGCGGCGCTGCTGGCGGCCGGCACACCGCGCGGCGCTACCGCGCCCGCGCCGCGCGCGATCCTGGCGGCGCGCGATATGTATGGCGCAACAACGCTGATGCTCCAGGAGTTCTTTGCCGTGCGCGGGACGCAGATTGCAACCTGTGATATGTGCGACCTGAATGCCGTCGATGCGGCGCTGAACACTGTTCGACCCGATGTGGTTCTGGTCGAGCAGATATCGAACCCGCTCTTGCGCGTCACGGACATTCGAGCACTGGCGCAGCGCGCGCGCGCGGCAGGCGCGCGCCTGGTCGTGGATAGCACGATCGCAACGCCGATTCTCCAGCAACCGTTGACCCTTGGCGCCGACCTGGTCGTTCACAGTGCCACAAAGTATCTTAGCGGGCATGGCGATGCCGCCGGCGGCGTAGTCGTGGCGCGCACTTCCCTGGTGCGTGATACGTTACGCCGTCAGGCGCGGTTGCTGGGCGCTACTCTGGGACCGTTCGAGGCGTATCAGATCCTGCGCGGATTGAAGACGCTGGCATTGCGCGTGCGGCAACAGTGCCGTTCCGCTGCTGAGATCGCCAAATGGTTGACAACGCATCCGGCGGTCGCGTCGGTGCATTACCCTGGGCTGGAGACGCACCCACAACACACGCTGGCGACTGAGGCGTTCGGCGGATTGTATGGGGCGCTGGTCACATTTGAGCTGCGGGAAGCAACGCGCGCGACGCTGTCGCGCTTCTTCGATACGTTGCGCCTCATTCTGCCCGCCACGACCCTGGGAGATGTCTACACCCTGGCAAGCGCGCCGGCTGTCGCCTCGCATCGCGAACTGACGCCAGAACAACGCGAGGAACGCGGTATCAGCGACGCTATGGTGCGACTCTCCGTGGGGATCGAAGATGTCGCCGATATTCTTGCCGATCTGCGGCAGGCGTTGGAGGTTGGTTAA
- the kynU gene encoding kynureninase: MPHDALVSRTTLITRDAADPLARFRDLFHMPDDLIYLDGNSLGPLPKRTVERMQQVVQDEWGRLLIRGWTACDWINAPSRIGGKIARLIGAHPDEVICADSTSVNLFKTLAAALALKPGRHVILSTPDNFPTDLYMAQGLIRHLGGVHELRLVDGERIEDHLNDQVAVLLLTHVNYKTGRMYDLAHLTQRAHACGALTLWDLAHSTGAVPMDLNGAEVDFAVGCGYKYLNGGPGAPAYLFVARRWQPVFSQPLSGWMGHATPFAFDPVYEPAPGIGRYLCGTPPILSMAALECGIDLLLDADMQQIRAKSLALTDLFIQLVEMRCAGYGLELMTPRDHAIRGSQVSFRHPQGYALMQALIAAGVIGDFRAPDIVRFGFAPLYLRFVDVWDAVDRMLHILEARAWDREEFRQVKQVT; the protein is encoded by the coding sequence ATGCCTCACGATGCTCTGGTTTCTCGCACGACGCTCATCACGCGCGACGCCGCCGATCCGCTGGCGCGCTTTCGCGATCTCTTCCACATGCCTGATGATCTCATCTACCTGGACGGTAACTCCCTCGGTCCCCTGCCCAAACGCACCGTTGAGCGCATGCAGCAGGTCGTGCAGGACGAATGGGGGCGCCTGCTGATCCGGGGATGGACGGCGTGCGACTGGATCAATGCTCCGTCGCGCATTGGCGGCAAGATCGCGCGCCTGATCGGTGCGCACCCCGACGAGGTGATCTGCGCCGACTCGACCTCGGTGAACCTGTTCAAGACCCTTGCGGCAGCGCTGGCGCTGAAGCCGGGTCGGCATGTGATCCTCTCGACGCCGGATAACTTTCCGACCGACCTGTACATGGCGCAGGGGTTGATCCGGCATCTCGGCGGCGTTCACGAACTGCGGCTGGTAGACGGTGAGCGGATCGAGGATCATCTGAACGATCAGGTCGCTGTGCTCCTGCTGACCCACGTGAACTATAAAACCGGGCGCATGTACGATCTGGCGCATCTGACGCAGCGGGCGCACGCCTGTGGAGCGCTGACGCTGTGGGACCTGGCGCACTCGACTGGTGCAGTTCCGATGGACCTGAATGGCGCAGAGGTTGATTTTGCGGTCGGGTGCGGCTACAAATATCTCAACGGCGGTCCCGGCGCGCCTGCCTATCTGTTCGTTGCGCGCCGATGGCAGCCGGTGTTCAGTCAACCGCTCTCCGGGTGGATGGGGCATGCCACGCCCTTTGCCTTCGATCCGGTGTACGAACCTGCGCCGGGGATCGGGCGCTACCTGTGCGGTACGCCGCCGATCCTCAGCATGGCAGCGCTCGAATGCGGCATCGATCTGCTGCTCGACGCCGATATGCAGCAGATTCGGGCAAAATCACTGGCGCTGACCGACCTGTTCATTCAGTTGGTCGAGATGCGCTGCGCCGGGTATGGGCTGGAACTGATGACGCCGCGCGACCACGCTATCCGTGGCAGTCAGGTCAGTTTTCGCCATCCTCAGGGGTACGCGCTGATGCAGGCGCTGATCGCCGCAGGGGTTATCGGCGACTTTCGCGCGCCGGATATTGTGCGCTTCGGGTTTGCGCCGCTCTACCTGCGCTTCGTCGATGTGTGGGATGCCGTTGATCGTATGCTCCACATCCTCGAAGCGCGCGCGTGGGATCGGGAGGAGTTTCGGCAGGTGAAGCAGGTGACATGA
- a CDS encoding class I SAM-dependent methyltransferase: protein MPEETATHLPGAHLDIAKMPGHWLLARMGKRVLRPGGLELTRSMLDALSIDSSDHVIEFAPGLGVTARLALARQPASYTGIERDEAAAQSVRACLSDPRYRCLVGSAEKSGLEDASATVVCGEAMLTMHTPGQKMRIVREAYRILKPGGRYGIHELGLTPDDLGEAEKDAILRDLSAAIRVGARPLTSSEWRAVLETEGFQVRAAFTAPMHLLEPRRLIQDEGLGRALRIFFNILRTPAARQRVLAMRRVFRAHQDHLMAISLIAVKPEAL from the coding sequence ATGCCGGAAGAAACCGCGACACATCTGCCTGGCGCCCATCTGGATATCGCAAAGATGCCCGGGCACTGGCTGCTGGCGCGCATGGGTAAGCGCGTGCTGCGCCCCGGTGGTCTCGAGTTGACCCGGAGCATGCTCGATGCGCTGTCCATCGACTCGAGCGATCATGTGATCGAGTTTGCGCCGGGTTTGGGAGTGACCGCGCGCCTGGCGCTGGCGCGGCAACCAGCATCGTACACCGGCATCGAGCGCGATGAAGCCGCTGCCCAAAGTGTTCGTGCATGTCTGTCCGACCCGCGCTATCGATGTCTTGTCGGCAGCGCCGAGAAAAGCGGACTGGAAGACGCTTCGGCGACGGTCGTCTGCGGCGAGGCGATGCTTACCATGCACACGCCAGGTCAGAAAATGCGGATCGTTCGTGAGGCGTATCGCATACTGAAACCTGGTGGACGGTACGGCATCCACGAGTTGGGATTGACCCCTGACGATCTGGGAGAAGCGGAAAAAGACGCCATTCTCCGCGATCTCTCTGCGGCAATTCGCGTTGGCGCCCGTCCGCTGACCTCTTCGGAATGGCGCGCTGTCCTGGAAACTGAAGGGTTTCAGGTGCGCGCAGCGTTCACTGCACCGATGCATCTGCTGGAACCCAGGCGCCTGATCCAGGACGAAGGGCTGGGAAGGGCGTTGCGGATCTTCTTCAATATTCTCCGCACACCGGCGGCTCGTCAGCGTGTTCTGGCAATGCGGCGCGTCTTTCGCGCACATCAGGATCATCTGATGGCAATCTCGCTCATAGCGGTCAAACCGGAGGCTTTATGA
- a CDS encoding EfeM/EfeO family lipoprotein has translation MAHRLRLLVIVPFILWALVACSQAPPASPPAPTAAATDLSGIKEYLLGQTRALTAAAAEIQAASDRYYALAQETNFDYSALWTNRRQEAIAAIESARAAWMKASPIYEKMEGIVAGTPDLSQFDVDIDAGAAGNEDPNNAVSFDLTLPDGRTLPKPGNLFGVTEGTLWGTEPAFTSGVTADWNGDGIIEFGETLPDASVLKASVDMLTQMANDLHVAAEAWTPTESDAFTALVVMVPTMSEYFASWRDSRFVSGDASTQRDFNVISRLTDIQDILGGLEVVYAQVRPRVESIDPTQAEQIATDLRNLKAFVADVSAQEQNGRRFTPEEADTLGAEAQNRATAITGQISQVAGILGVKIVE, from the coding sequence ATGGCGCACCGGTTGCGTTTGCTCGTGATCGTTCCGTTCATTCTCTGGGCGCTTGTCGCCTGTAGTCAGGCGCCACCGGCGTCTCCTCCGGCGCCAACCGCTGCCGCCACCGACCTCAGCGGCATCAAGGAGTATCTGCTAGGGCAGACACGCGCGCTCACCGCCGCCGCTGCCGAGATTCAGGCGGCATCGGATCGCTACTATGCCCTGGCACAGGAAACGAACTTCGATTACAGCGCTCTGTGGACCAACCGCAGGCAGGAAGCCATCGCTGCAATTGAATCTGCTCGCGCCGCGTGGATGAAAGCAAGCCCGATCTACGAGAAGATGGAAGGAATCGTTGCCGGAACTCCCGACCTCTCGCAGTTCGATGTTGATATCGATGCGGGTGCGGCTGGCAATGAGGACCCCAACAATGCCGTGTCGTTCGATCTGACGCTTCCCGATGGACGAACGCTCCCCAAACCCGGCAATCTTTTCGGTGTCACAGAAGGCACGCTCTGGGGAACCGAGCCGGCGTTCACATCGGGCGTCACCGCCGATTGGAATGGCGATGGCATCATCGAGTTCGGCGAAACCCTTCCTGATGCCAGTGTGCTCAAAGCCAGCGTGGACATGCTGACGCAGATGGCGAATGATCTGCACGTCGCCGCTGAGGCATGGACGCCGACCGAATCGGACGCTTTTACTGCGCTGGTAGTCATGGTTCCAACGATGAGCGAATACTTCGCCTCCTGGCGCGACTCGCGCTTCGTCTCCGGCGATGCCTCGACACAGCGCGATTTCAATGTTATTTCGCGCCTTACCGACATTCAGGACATCCTTGGCGGTCTGGAGGTCGTGTATGCGCAGGTTCGTCCGCGTGTCGAATCAATCGATCCGACACAGGCGGAACAGATCGCAACCGACTTGCGCAATCTGAAAGCATTCGTCGCCGACGTCTCCGCTCAGGAGCAGAATGGCAGACGTTTCACGCCTGAAGAGGCGGATACGCTTGGCGCCGAAGCGCAAAACCGTGCAACAGCGATCACCGGACAGATCAGTCAGGTTGCGGGCATCCTGGGAGTGAAGATTGTTGAGTGA
- a CDS encoding FTR1 family iron permease → MRSWQRFAVAGVLIVALLAPHVALAQSPDPGRTAERIRAALFQAQMQMHTDPTGARARMEEAHDAYRLLAPTIAAYAPAADARARTGFSDAKQALTIGDMPVFADARARIWTAVLAAGYDIVVGSLRAGDADTARQWLTVREFRHATRFSRPNADAARAVYDAATQTIPIADAIPAVQSDLLDTYQARLNEALQTLIAADQQDFAIRRAEAAALAEGYFTLLAPAYAEQRGDAAANTAYAAFERLRQAALAGVNLTIPLEAVQQTLRGFRAAPLSPAEQKRRTGQMLRFLHLVPVEYERGVRNGQVTTELEIREAITFHAGAFAAFTDLRDLLEQRHPALTERVAGQFDTLGAMLAGAGNRSAVADPTAVKRATTDLLSNLTTLLPREWQKQDSSADFDVIRTALDQMEQAVRAGEYELAESARLEAYAIMEIGPEAKLIAFAPQYKPLIEGYFWYGQGNRKGLAHLIERRAPPAEIAATRIALDQALAEAEQTLAGKNAPGAIAANAAVIVFREGLEAVLILASLMGSLKIGAQRRFRKPLWIGTALAFVATVVTWVLAQEALMAMARFGETLEAIVSLIAIAVLLLITNWFFHDVYWKDWMANFHQQKKRILSGQAGQWLGLMTLGFASIYREGFETVLFLQALTLEGSVTVVSAGVAIGLIATLLVGLAVFVMQAKLPHKKMLIVTGVLIGAVLLQMVGKTVNVTQVIGWLPIHPIRWLELPYWAGFWFGLYPTWEGIGLQAAAAIFVIGSYYLAEYMQRRERRMKHSASTAAHPVREV, encoded by the coding sequence ATGCGCTCATGGCAGCGCTTCGCAGTGGCAGGCGTTCTGATCGTCGCACTCCTGGCGCCACACGTGGCGCTGGCGCAGTCGCCCGATCCCGGTCGGACGGCTGAACGGATCCGTGCAGCGCTCTTCCAGGCGCAGATGCAGATGCACACCGATCCGACCGGCGCGCGCGCGCGCATGGAGGAGGCGCACGACGCCTATCGCTTACTCGCACCGACTATTGCCGCCTATGCGCCAGCCGCCGATGCGCGCGCGCGCACCGGGTTCTCCGACGCGAAGCAGGCTCTCACTATCGGCGATATGCCTGTCTTCGCCGATGCACGAGCGCGTATCTGGACAGCAGTGCTCGCCGCAGGGTACGATATCGTCGTTGGGTCGCTTCGAGCGGGTGATGCCGATACGGCACGCCAATGGCTGACGGTGCGCGAGTTCCGCCATGCCACACGTTTCTCGCGTCCGAATGCCGATGCCGCTCGCGCCGTTTACGATGCTGCCACGCAAACCATCCCCATTGCCGATGCGATCCCGGCCGTTCAGTCAGACCTGCTTGATACCTATCAGGCGCGTCTGAACGAAGCGTTACAGACCTTGATCGCCGCCGATCAGCAGGACTTCGCCATCCGGCGCGCCGAGGCTGCGGCGCTGGCTGAGGGCTATTTTACGCTGCTTGCGCCGGCGTATGCCGAACAGCGCGGCGATGCTGCCGCCAATACCGCGTATGCGGCATTTGAACGCCTGCGGCAGGCGGCGCTGGCAGGAGTTAATCTCACCATTCCTCTGGAAGCCGTGCAACAAACCCTGCGTGGATTTCGTGCAGCGCCGCTTAGCCCGGCGGAACAGAAGCGCCGCACCGGTCAGATGCTGCGCTTCCTGCACCTTGTGCCGGTCGAGTATGAGCGGGGTGTGCGCAATGGACAGGTCACGACCGAGCTCGAGATTCGTGAAGCGATCACATTCCACGCCGGCGCATTCGCCGCCTTTACCGATCTGCGCGATCTGTTGGAACAACGTCATCCTGCATTGACGGAACGGGTCGCCGGGCAGTTCGATACGCTCGGCGCAATGCTCGCCGGCGCCGGCAATCGCAGCGCTGTCGCCGACCCGACAGCAGTGAAGCGTGCAACGACCGATCTGCTCTCCAATCTCACAACGCTGCTCCCACGTGAATGGCAAAAGCAGGATAGCAGCGCCGATTTCGATGTCATCCGCACGGCGCTCGACCAGATGGAGCAGGCGGTTCGGGCTGGCGAGTACGAATTGGCAGAGTCGGCGCGCCTGGAAGCCTATGCCATCATGGAGATCGGTCCAGAAGCAAAACTTATCGCATTTGCGCCACAGTATAAACCGCTTATCGAAGGGTATTTCTGGTATGGTCAGGGGAACCGCAAAGGTCTGGCGCACCTGATCGAACGGCGCGCCCCGCCTGCCGAGATCGCCGCCACGCGCATCGCGCTCGATCAGGCGCTGGCGGAAGCCGAACAAACGCTGGCGGGAAAAAATGCTCCGGGCGCGATTGCAGCCAATGCAGCGGTCATCGTCTTCCGCGAAGGGTTGGAGGCGGTCCTCATTCTGGCATCGTTGATGGGCAGTCTCAAAATCGGCGCGCAGCGTCGTTTCCGCAAACCACTCTGGATTGGCACAGCGCTGGCGTTTGTTGCGACGGTGGTAACCTGGGTGCTGGCCCAGGAGGCGCTGATGGCGATGGCGCGCTTTGGCGAAACGCTTGAGGCGATTGTGTCGCTGATCGCCATTGCAGTCCTGCTGCTGATCACGAACTGGTTCTTCCACGATGTGTACTGGAAAGACTGGATGGCAAACTTCCATCAGCAGAAGAAACGCATTCTCAGCGGGCAGGCAGGGCAATGGCTCGGCTTGATGACGCTTGGCTTCGCCAGTATCTATCGTGAGGGGTTTGAGACCGTGCTGTTTCTTCAGGCGCTGACCCTGGAAGGCAGTGTCACTGTCGTGTCTGCCGGTGTGGCGATCGGTCTGATTGCGACGCTGCTCGTTGGTCTGGCAGTGTTTGTGATGCAGGCGAAGTTGCCGCACAAGAAAATGTTGATCGTCACGGGGGTGCTGATCGGCGCCGTGCTGCTCCAGATGGTGGGCAAGACGGTCAATGTGACGCAGGTGATCGGATGGCTGCCGATCCATCCGATTCGCTGGCTGGAGCTGCCGTACTGGGCAGGGTTCTGGTTTGGTCTGTATCCGACATGGGAAGGCATCGGACTCCAGGCGGCTGCGGCAATCTTCGTCATCGGCAGTTACTACCTGGCGGAATATATGCAGCGGCGTGAGCGCCGGATGAAGCACTCTGCGAGCACCGCCGCCCATCCTGTTCGTGAAGTATGA